One stretch of Cellulomonas wangsupingiae DNA includes these proteins:
- a CDS encoding GNAT family N-acetyltransferase, translated as MADVVPRDPNSGPAATPGPGAAPYPAGWEADVVLTDGTTTRLRPIRPDDADALQAFHVAQSERSTYLRFFASLERLPDRDLARLVTVDHVTRVALVVVTGSPDVGEPERIIGVARYDLVEPETAEVAFNIADAHQGKGLASVLLEHLAAAARERGVRRFVAEVLPQNGRMIAVFKEAGYEVRQRTEDGVVQVTFDIDPTERSLAVAADREHRAEARSMRALLTARTVVVVGPGDEPGLELTARQAQRVVAGLAAEARAGRLTVHAVGVGDGPDLRDGVRHHARIGDVPPSVELAVVALPAARVLDAARQLGALGVRGLVLVSGGFAEAGPEGLARQRLLLGVAHGAGMRVVGPSSFGLLATHDGTTLDASLTLRPPPPGRIGMFCQSAPIAVTLLAAVGRRGLGLAQLVSAGHRADVSGNDLMQFWGEDDDTDVVALYLESIGNPRKFSRIARRLSAHKPVVVVTAGRSGHVVPPGHAVRPTRAPRRTLEEVLRQSGVVRVENLHQMLDVVQLLAHQSLPRGRRTAVLSSSTGVAALVVEAAAAAGLVVTGRVEMLGEDAAPDEVADAVGRVYGDPDVDVVIVVRIPTLGGADQVVAREVAQAAARTGRTTVACMPDLHGVTPELTAEGPDGRARTVPAYAAPEDAAVALGHAARYAAWRAVDRGRPVQPAGVDTRAAGRLVARLLATSGATDGSPLALDPGQAADLLAAAGVHVWPSVRVRDADEAVAAAERLGWPVAVKTTVPALRHRADLGGVRLDVADEAELRADVAGILALAGDQDPRPDGPPLEVQAMAPHGVACVVRSTEDPLFGPVISLGVAGDAADLLGDVAYGVPPLTDVDVADLVRTPRAAPRLFGYRGLPALDVAALEDLVARVSVLADALPDVRSLELNPVVVSPHGLAVLGAYASVAPADRADAARRLARP; from the coding sequence ATGGCCGACGTCGTCCCCCGTGACCCGAACTCCGGTCCGGCGGCCACGCCGGGCCCCGGCGCCGCACCCTACCCGGCGGGCTGGGAGGCGGACGTCGTCCTGACCGACGGCACCACGACGCGCCTGCGCCCCATCCGCCCCGACGACGCCGACGCGCTGCAGGCCTTCCACGTCGCCCAGTCGGAGCGCTCGACGTACCTGCGGTTCTTCGCGTCGCTCGAGCGACTGCCGGACCGGGACCTGGCCCGGCTCGTGACCGTCGACCACGTGACGCGGGTCGCGCTCGTGGTGGTCACGGGCTCACCCGACGTGGGCGAGCCGGAGCGGATCATCGGCGTCGCGCGGTACGACCTCGTCGAGCCCGAGACGGCCGAGGTCGCGTTCAACATCGCCGACGCCCACCAGGGCAAGGGCCTGGCGTCGGTGCTCCTCGAGCACCTCGCGGCCGCCGCTCGTGAGCGCGGCGTGCGCCGGTTCGTCGCCGAGGTCCTGCCGCAGAACGGGCGGATGATCGCGGTCTTCAAGGAGGCCGGGTACGAGGTGCGCCAGCGCACCGAGGACGGCGTCGTGCAGGTGACGTTCGACATCGACCCGACCGAGCGGTCGCTGGCCGTCGCGGCGGACCGTGAGCACCGGGCCGAGGCGCGCTCGATGCGCGCGCTGCTCACCGCGCGCACCGTCGTGGTCGTCGGCCCCGGTGACGAGCCGGGTCTCGAGCTCACCGCGCGGCAGGCGCAGCGCGTCGTCGCCGGACTCGCCGCCGAGGCGCGTGCCGGCCGGCTGACGGTCCACGCGGTCGGGGTGGGCGACGGCCCGGACCTGCGCGACGGGGTCCGGCACCACGCGCGGATCGGCGACGTGCCCCCGTCGGTCGAGCTCGCCGTGGTGGCGCTGCCGGCGGCGCGCGTGCTCGACGCCGCCCGGCAGCTCGGCGCGCTCGGGGTGCGCGGGCTCGTGCTGGTGTCCGGCGGGTTCGCCGAGGCCGGGCCCGAAGGGCTGGCGAGGCAGCGGCTGCTGCTGGGTGTCGCGCACGGCGCCGGCATGCGCGTCGTGGGCCCCTCGTCGTTCGGGCTGCTCGCGACCCACGACGGCACGACCCTGGACGCGTCGCTCACGCTGCGCCCGCCGCCGCCGGGCCGCATCGGGATGTTCTGCCAGTCGGCCCCGATCGCCGTCACGCTGCTCGCCGCCGTCGGGCGCCGCGGGCTCGGCCTGGCCCAGCTCGTGTCCGCCGGTCACCGCGCGGACGTGTCCGGCAACGACCTCATGCAGTTCTGGGGGGAGGACGACGACACCGACGTCGTCGCGCTCTACCTGGAGTCCATCGGCAACCCGCGCAAGTTCTCGCGCATCGCGCGGCGCCTGTCGGCGCACAAGCCCGTCGTCGTGGTCACCGCCGGCCGCTCCGGCCACGTCGTGCCCCCGGGGCACGCCGTGCGCCCCACACGTGCGCCGCGGCGCACCCTGGAGGAGGTGCTGCGCCAGTCCGGCGTGGTCCGGGTCGAGAACCTGCACCAGATGCTCGACGTCGTGCAGCTCCTCGCGCACCAGTCGCTGCCCCGCGGCCGACGCACCGCCGTGCTGTCGAGCTCGACCGGCGTGGCCGCGCTGGTGGTGGAGGCGGCCGCCGCCGCCGGGCTCGTGGTGACGGGGCGCGTCGAGATGCTCGGGGAGGACGCCGCCCCGGACGAGGTGGCGGACGCGGTCGGGCGCGTGTACGGCGACCCGGACGTCGACGTCGTGATCGTGGTACGGATCCCCACCCTGGGCGGCGCCGACCAGGTCGTCGCGCGCGAGGTCGCGCAGGCCGCCGCCCGCACGGGACGCACCACGGTCGCCTGCATGCCCGACCTGCACGGCGTGACGCCCGAGCTGACGGCGGAGGGCCCCGACGGCCGCGCGCGGACCGTGCCCGCGTACGCCGCCCCCGAGGACGCCGCGGTCGCGCTCGGGCACGCCGCCCGGTACGCGGCCTGGCGCGCGGTCGACCGCGGCCGGCCCGTGCAGCCCGCGGGCGTCGACACGCGAGCAGCCGGCCGGCTGGTGGCGCGTCTCCTCGCGACGTCGGGGGCGACCGACGGGTCGCCCCTCGCCCTGGACCCCGGGCAGGCCGCCGACCTGCTGGCCGCCGCCGGCGTGCACGTGTGGCCGTCCGTGCGGGTCCGCGACGCCGACGAGGCGGTGGCCGCAGCCGAGCGGCTCGGCTGGCCCGTCGCCGTCAAGACCACCGTGCCGGCCCTGCGGCACCGGGCCGACCTCGGCGGGGTCAGGCTCGACGTGGCCGACGAGGCCGAGCTCCGCGCGGACGTCGCGGGCATCCTCGCGCTCGCGGGCGACCAGGACCCGAGACCCGACGGGCCTCCCCTGGAGGTGCAGGCGATGGCCCCGCACGGTGTCGCGTGCGTCGTGCGGTCCACCGAGGACCCGCTGTTCGGACCCGTCATCAGCCTCGGCGTCGCCGGCGACGCCGCCGACCTCCTGGGGGACGTCGCGTACGGCGTGCCGCCGCTCACGGACGTCGACGTCGCCGACCTGGTCCGCACGCCGCGCGCGGCGCCCCGGCTCTTCGGCTACCGAGGGCTGCCCGCGCTGGACGTCGCGGCGCTCGAGGACCTCGTGGCGCGGGTGTCCGTGCTCGCCGACGCCCTGCCGGACGTGCGGTCCCTGGAGCTGAACCCGGTGGTCGTCTCCCCGCACGGCCTGGCCGTCCTGGGTGCGTACGCCTCGGTCGCGCCCGCCGACCGCGCCGACGCCGCGCGCCGGCTGGCGCGCCCGTGA
- a CDS encoding DUF5998 family protein, with product MPALSTMLRDDLHRAGYYPELVGEVLELALAGEDAVAHLVHPETTFDGAEVRRHVTVLALTATRLVVAHVDDHPADSEHPSASAQATTEAVPLRELRSVAFTHVMTDPQEHRAGDGASELTLSIGWGAVSRVDLEPATCGDPQCDADHGMTGSVTPDDVVVRVSAAAEGREAVLAAMAFGRTLSAATTRP from the coding sequence GTGCCTGCACTCTCCACCATGCTGCGTGACGACCTGCACCGGGCCGGGTACTACCCGGAGCTCGTGGGCGAGGTCCTCGAGCTGGCCCTGGCCGGCGAGGACGCCGTGGCCCACCTCGTGCACCCCGAGACGACGTTCGACGGCGCCGAGGTGCGCCGCCACGTGACGGTCCTGGCGCTGACCGCGACGCGGCTCGTCGTCGCGCACGTCGACGACCACCCGGCCGACTCCGAGCACCCGTCGGCCAGCGCGCAGGCGACGACGGAGGCCGTCCCGCTGCGCGAGCTGCGCTCGGTCGCGTTCACGCACGTGATGACCGACCCCCAGGAGCACCGCGCCGGCGACGGGGCGTCGGAGCTGACGCTGTCCATCGGGTGGGGCGCGGTCTCGCGCGTCGACCTCGAGCCCGCGACGTGCGGCGACCCGCAGTGCGACGCCGACCACGGGATGACGGGGTCGGTGACGCCCGACGACGTGGTCGTGCGGGTCAGCGCGGCCGCCGAGGGGCGCGAGGCCGTCCTGGCGGCCATGGCCTTCGGTCGCACGCTCTCGGCGGCGACGACCCGGCCGTGA
- a CDS encoding alkaline phosphatase family protein has translation MSTPAPARAVPDPRPDELVTPGGGARSLGHVLPAVASALGVDVPGGADARSLLDLPEARRVCVVLVDGLGHLNLAERGGHAPFLRSLLASSRPLVSTFPSTTATAVAAFGTGLGPGATGMLGYTVRVPSSGRLGNLVSWTDMPPAEQWQPHPTVFERLAAHGVAVTSVGPARFHGSGLTGAALRGAAYAPAEALEDRVDVVVRTLREPGLTYLYWHDVDKTGHHHGWGSWQWGEALAALDFELGRLARSLPRDTLLVVTADHGMVDVDPSRRRDVGTDPVLGAQVATTGGEPRALHLHVEAGADPEVVAGRWRDELGDDAVVRTRAQAVEAGWFGPVEERVLPVVGDVVVAMTGAATVVDSRTQTPASMALLGVHGSLTAREMLVPLLAHR, from the coding sequence GTGAGCACTCCCGCACCCGCGCGGGCGGTGCCCGACCCGCGCCCCGACGAGCTGGTCACCCCCGGCGGCGGAGCGCGGTCCCTCGGTCACGTCCTGCCGGCCGTCGCGAGCGCGCTCGGCGTCGACGTGCCCGGCGGCGCCGACGCGCGGAGCCTGCTCGACCTGCCCGAGGCGCGCCGGGTGTGCGTCGTCCTCGTCGACGGGCTGGGTCACCTCAACCTCGCGGAGCGCGGGGGCCACGCGCCGTTCCTGCGCTCGCTGCTCGCCTCGTCGCGACCGCTGGTCTCGACGTTCCCGTCGACCACGGCGACCGCGGTCGCCGCGTTCGGCACCGGGCTGGGCCCGGGAGCGACGGGGATGCTCGGCTACACGGTGCGGGTGCCGTCCAGCGGCCGGCTCGGCAACCTCGTGTCGTGGACCGACATGCCGCCGGCGGAGCAGTGGCAGCCGCACCCCACGGTCTTCGAGCGGCTGGCGGCCCACGGTGTCGCGGTCACGAGCGTGGGGCCGGCGCGGTTCCACGGCTCGGGTCTCACGGGCGCCGCGCTGCGCGGTGCGGCCTACGCACCCGCCGAGGCCCTCGAGGACCGGGTCGACGTGGTCGTGCGCACGCTCCGTGAGCCCGGTCTGACGTACCTGTACTGGCACGACGTGGACAAGACGGGCCACCACCACGGCTGGGGCTCGTGGCAGTGGGGCGAGGCGCTCGCAGCGCTCGACTTCGAGCTGGGGCGCCTGGCGCGCTCCCTGCCGCGGGACACCCTGCTGGTGGTCACGGCGGACCACGGCATGGTCGACGTCGACCCGTCGCGCCGGCGGGACGTCGGCACGGACCCGGTGCTCGGTGCCCAGGTCGCGACCACGGGCGGCGAGCCGCGTGCGCTGCACCTGCATGTCGAGGCCGGGGCGGACCCCGAGGTCGTCGCGGGCCGCTGGCGCGACGAGCTCGGCGACGACGCGGTCGTGCGCACCCGCGCGCAGGCCGTCGAGGCCGGGTGGTTCGGTCCGGTCGAGGAGCGCGTGCTGCCGGTGGTGGGGGACGTCGTCGTGGCGATGACGGGCGCGGCGACGGTCGTGGACTCCCGGACGCAGACGCCCGCCTCCATGGCCCTGCTCGGCGTGCACGGGTCGTTGACGGCTCGCGAGATGCTCGTGCCGCTGCTGGCGCACCGATGA
- a CDS encoding thymidine kinase, producing MAELVFFSGTMDCGKSTLALQMHHNHAARGRDGVLFTRQDRAGSATISSRLGLQRRADEVDDDTDFWVEVVTRRTRGRPVDYLVADEAQFYTAAQVEQLARVVDELSVDVFAFGITTDFRARLFPGSARLVELADRVEVLQVRALCWCGARATHNARTLDGVMVVEGDQVVVGDVAAGAGEVAYEVLCRRHHVRRMTARVARATGPSAQTLLFDDDAARPDGQVSGGTPR from the coding sequence GTGGCCGAGCTGGTGTTCTTCTCCGGGACCATGGACTGCGGCAAGTCGACGCTCGCGCTGCAGATGCACCACAACCACGCCGCGCGCGGTCGCGACGGCGTGCTGTTCACGCGGCAGGACCGCGCGGGCAGCGCCACGATCTCCTCGCGCCTGGGGCTGCAGCGCCGCGCGGACGAGGTCGACGACGACACCGACTTCTGGGTCGAGGTGGTGACCCGCCGTACCCGCGGACGCCCCGTCGACTACCTCGTCGCCGACGAGGCCCAGTTCTACACCGCGGCGCAGGTCGAGCAGCTGGCCCGTGTCGTCGACGAGCTGTCCGTCGACGTGTTCGCGTTCGGCATCACGACGGACTTCCGGGCCCGGCTGTTCCCGGGATCGGCCCGGCTCGTCGAGCTCGCCGACCGCGTCGAGGTGCTGCAGGTGCGCGCCCTGTGCTGGTGCGGTGCGCGCGCGACGCACAACGCGCGCACCCTGGACGGCGTCATGGTCGTCGAGGGCGACCAGGTCGTCGTCGGCGACGTCGCGGCGGGCGCCGGCGAGGTCGCGTACGAGGTGCTGTGCCGGCGGCACCACGTCCGCCGCATGACGGCGCGCGTCGCCCGTGCCACGGGCCCTTCGGCGCAGACGCTGCTGTTCGACGACGACGCCGCGCGCCCCGACGGCCAGGTGTCCGGGGGCACCCCGCGCTGA
- the sepH gene encoding septation protein SepH, translating into MGELELVGLHEDGEHLVVAAPDGQRFRLRIDDPLRAAVRRDRPQLEQLRSEQAGSLSPREIQSRIRAGATAQEVADAAGVPVESVRRYEGPVLAEREYVAEQARGTRVGRDSGAPLLGDLVTDRLAARGVDVGSLAWDAAREGAGPWAVLARFVVDEEPREARWTYDPVRRTVVADEDEARWLSETEIDEPLSRRHLAAVRDVVFDLDAVTETSAPEVEPTHALLDELRTRRGVRQPLDLDAEDEEFEGFGPQHAFDFAPSAGARDEQETPAPGAHPVDADPAREAVVLTPPRGERATPAPAAEPTGSGPVPTEDPDTRGRGDERPAAGERRTRRARAKVPSWDEIVFGAKPE; encoded by the coding sequence ATGGGTGAGCTGGAGCTGGTCGGTCTGCACGAGGACGGGGAGCACCTCGTCGTCGCCGCGCCCGACGGGCAGCGCTTCCGCCTGCGCATCGACGACCCGCTGCGCGCGGCGGTCCGTCGTGACCGCCCGCAGCTGGAGCAGCTGCGCAGCGAGCAGGCGGGGTCGCTGAGCCCGCGCGAGATCCAGTCGCGGATCCGCGCCGGCGCGACCGCGCAGGAGGTGGCCGACGCCGCGGGCGTGCCGGTCGAGTCCGTGCGCCGGTACGAGGGCCCGGTCCTCGCCGAGCGCGAGTACGTCGCGGAGCAGGCGCGCGGCACGCGCGTCGGGCGCGACTCCGGGGCGCCGCTGCTCGGGGACCTCGTCACCGACCGCCTCGCGGCCCGTGGCGTCGACGTCGGCTCGCTCGCCTGGGACGCCGCGCGCGAGGGCGCGGGGCCGTGGGCGGTCCTGGCCCGGTTCGTGGTCGACGAGGAGCCGCGTGAGGCCCGGTGGACCTACGACCCGGTGCGGCGCACGGTCGTCGCCGACGAGGACGAGGCGCGCTGGCTGTCCGAGACCGAGATCGACGAGCCCCTGTCGCGCCGGCACCTGGCCGCGGTGCGCGACGTCGTGTTCGACCTCGACGCCGTGACGGAGACGTCCGCCCCGGAGGTGGAGCCCACCCACGCGCTGCTCGACGAGCTGCGCACGCGTCGCGGCGTCCGCCAGCCGCTGGACCTGGACGCCGAGGACGAGGAGTTCGAGGGTTTCGGCCCGCAGCACGCGTTCGACTTCGCTCCGAGCGCCGGTGCGCGCGACGAGCAGGAGACCCCGGCGCCCGGTGCGCACCCGGTGGACGCGGACCCCGCACGCGAGGCCGTCGTGCTGACACCGCCGCGCGGCGAGCGCGCGACGCCCGCACCCGCCGCGGAGCCGACGGGCTCCGGCCCGGTGCCGACCGAGGACCCCGACACCCGCGGACGGGGTGACGAGCGGCCCGCCGCCGGCGAGCGCCGCACGCGGCGTGCCCGGGCGAAGGTCCCGAGCTGGGACGAGATCGTCTTCGGCGCCAAGCCGGAGTGA
- a CDS encoding trimeric intracellular cation channel family protein — protein sequence MFPDLPVEPVLEVAGVFVGAMSGALAAVRKQFDVFGIMVLAWAAGLGGGVLRDVLIGAVPPVGISDLRLMAAALAGGLVMYFGHPRLERARRFIVVMDAGALALFSVVGTVKGLEYGTTAVAAVVVGVLTGVGGGMLRDLLTGEVPVVLHHRQLYAVPALLGALATVGLWRLDLAGAVGLTAVAVGVFALRVAALRFHLNAPGPWRGGGR from the coding sequence GTGTTCCCCGATCTGCCGGTCGAGCCGGTCCTGGAGGTCGCGGGGGTCTTCGTCGGTGCGATGTCCGGCGCCCTGGCCGCCGTGCGCAAGCAGTTCGACGTGTTCGGCATCATGGTCCTCGCGTGGGCCGCGGGCCTCGGCGGCGGTGTGCTGCGCGACGTGCTCATCGGCGCCGTGCCACCCGTCGGGATCAGCGACCTGCGCCTCATGGCGGCCGCGCTCGCGGGCGGCCTCGTCATGTACTTCGGGCACCCCCGGCTCGAGCGGGCCCGCCGGTTCATCGTCGTGATGGACGCGGGGGCGCTCGCGCTGTTCAGCGTCGTCGGCACCGTCAAGGGCCTGGAGTACGGCACCACCGCCGTCGCCGCGGTCGTCGTGGGCGTGCTCACCGGCGTGGGCGGCGGCATGCTGCGCGACCTGCTCACGGGCGAGGTGCCCGTCGTGCTGCACCACCGCCAGCTGTACGCCGTGCCGGCCCTGCTCGGCGCGCTCGCGACCGTCGGGCTGTGGCGCCTCGACCTGGCCGGTGCCGTCGGCCTGACGGCCGTCGCCGTGGGCGTCTTCGCGCTGCGCGTGGCCGCCCTGCGGTTCCACCTCAACGCGCCCGGGCCGTGGCGCGGCGGCGGCCGCTGA
- a CDS encoding inositol monophosphatase family protein — translation MTSSPEPPSDAPASPHALVAELLAVAEQVARAAGRLVQEGRPDVVGVAATKSSAVDVVTAMDLASEDLVRRTLARLRPDDAILGEEGGHVTGTSGVTWVVDPIDGTVNYLYGLPAYAVSVAAVVGEPTPATWTVLAGCVHAPATGETWTAGRGTGAYLDGRRLAVTPAPPLDRCLLGTGFGYVAERRRAQARVLAALLPQVRDVRRIGAAAIDLCQVATGRLDLYYERGLQPWDLAAAALVVAEAGGAVSGLRGRAAGPDMTVAGAPERVAQLVAMLEELDADAPDAPVADNR, via the coding sequence GTGACCTCATCCCCGGAACCGCCGTCCGACGCGCCTGCGTCCCCCCACGCCCTCGTGGCCGAGCTCCTGGCCGTCGCCGAGCAGGTGGCGCGCGCCGCCGGGCGGCTGGTCCAGGAGGGGCGGCCCGACGTCGTCGGGGTCGCCGCCACCAAGTCGAGCGCCGTCGACGTCGTGACCGCCATGGACCTGGCGAGCGAGGACCTCGTGCGCCGCACGCTGGCACGCCTGCGCCCCGACGACGCCATCCTCGGCGAGGAGGGCGGTCACGTGACCGGCACGTCCGGCGTGACGTGGGTCGTCGACCCCATCGACGGGACGGTGAACTACCTCTACGGGCTGCCGGCGTACGCCGTCAGCGTCGCGGCGGTCGTCGGCGAGCCCACGCCCGCGACGTGGACCGTCCTCGCCGGGTGCGTGCACGCACCGGCGACGGGCGAGACGTGGACGGCGGGGCGCGGGACCGGGGCGTACCTGGACGGGCGACGGCTCGCGGTCACCCCCGCGCCGCCCCTGGACCGGTGCCTGCTCGGCACAGGTTTCGGGTACGTCGCGGAGCGTCGGCGGGCGCAGGCCCGTGTCCTGGCGGCCCTGCTGCCGCAGGTGCGGGACGTCCGGCGCATCGGTGCCGCCGCCATCGACCTGTGCCAGGTCGCGACCGGTCGGTTGGACCTGTACTACGAGCGCGGGCTGCAGCCCTGGGACCTCGCCGCGGCGGCCCTCGTCGTCGCCGAGGCGGGCGGTGCGGTGAGCGGTCTGAGGGGCCGCGCGGCGGGCCCGGACATGACCGTGGCGGGCGCACCGGAGCGTGTCGCGCAGCTCGTCGCGATGCTCGAGGAGCTCGACGCCGACGCGCCTGACGCTCCGGTGGCAGACAACCGCTGA
- a CDS encoding DUF4193 domain-containing protein, producing the protein MATDYDAPRKTEEDLSEDSLQELQARRSDKNSGVVDEDETEAAEGFELPGADLSGEELSVRVLPRQADEFTCSKCFLVHHRSQLAYERDGMPVCSECAA; encoded by the coding sequence ATGGCAACCGACTACGACGCCCCGCGCAAGACCGAGGAGGACCTGAGCGAGGACTCGCTCCAGGAGCTCCAGGCCCGGCGCTCCGACAAGAACTCGGGCGTGGTGGACGAGGACGAGACGGAGGCTGCCGAGGGCTTCGAGCTCCCCGGCGCCGACCTGTCCGGCGAGGAGCTCTCCGTCCGCGTCCTTCCCCGCCAGGCCGACGAGTTCACGTGCTCCAAGTGCTTCCTGGTGCACCACCGCAGTCAGCTCGCGTACGAGCGCGACGGCATGCCGGTGTGCTCGGAGTGCGCGGCCTGA
- a CDS encoding DUF3093 domain-containing protein, translating into MTTTPDPATSPGPTPSAPSPTTAPGRAAFRERLWPGPLGWGGVVAFAGVLGIAFVPVDTLLALVVGVLALFGGLAAAVLITPLVSVERGTLRAGAAQIPVRLLAEPRVLDRAALRTEMGPALDARAYACLRSWIGTAVRVEVRDPQDPTPYWIVSTRRPDALVAALGGTGSTSPRTRTAGHPEG; encoded by the coding sequence ATGACCACGACACCCGACCCCGCCACGTCCCCCGGGCCGACGCCGTCGGCCCCGTCGCCGACGACCGCGCCGGGGCGTGCGGCGTTCCGCGAGCGTCTGTGGCCGGGCCCGCTGGGCTGGGGCGGCGTCGTCGCCTTCGCCGGCGTCCTGGGCATCGCGTTCGTGCCCGTCGACACGCTGCTCGCGCTCGTCGTCGGTGTCCTGGCCCTGTTCGGTGGGCTCGCCGCCGCCGTGCTGATCACGCCGCTCGTCTCGGTGGAGCGCGGCACGCTGCGTGCGGGAGCGGCGCAGATCCCGGTCCGCCTGCTGGCCGAGCCGCGCGTGCTCGACCGGGCGGCGCTGCGCACCGAGATGGGGCCCGCGCTCGACGCCCGGGCGTACGCGTGCCTGAGGTCGTGGATCGGCACGGCCGTGCGGGTGGAGGTCCGCGACCCGCAGGACCCGACGCCCTACTGGATCGTCTCCACGCGGCGGCCGGACGCGCTCGTCGCGGCACTGGGCGGCACGGGCTCGACCTCGCCGCGGACGCGAACGGCCGGCCACCCCGAGGGGTGA
- the dut gene encoding dUTP diphosphatase has protein sequence MTATSLPGPDGAGADVRVLLQRLDAALPAPAYAHPGDAGADLLAREDVTLAPGARATVPTGVAIALPPGYAAFVHPRSGLAARHGLTVVNAPGTVDSGYRGEIAVTLLNTDLEHAVELRRGDRIAQLVVQRVERAEFVEVETLPGSVRGAGGFGSSGGWAAAGAPSGT, from the coding sequence GTGACAGCGACCAGCCTTCCCGGCCCCGACGGCGCCGGCGCGGACGTGCGGGTGCTGCTGCAGCGGCTCGACGCCGCGCTGCCCGCGCCCGCCTACGCCCACCCGGGTGACGCGGGCGCCGACCTCCTGGCACGTGAGGACGTCACGCTGGCGCCCGGCGCCCGCGCCACGGTGCCCACGGGCGTCGCGATCGCGCTCCCGCCGGGGTACGCCGCGTTCGTGCACCCGCGGTCCGGCCTCGCGGCCCGGCACGGGCTGACCGTCGTCAACGCGCCGGGGACGGTCGACTCCGGCTACCGCGGCGAGATCGCCGTGACCCTGCTCAACACCGACCTCGAGCACGCGGTCGAGCTGCGACGCGGCGACCGCATCGCCCAGCTCGTCGTGCAGCGCGTCGAGCGCGCGGAGTTCGTCGAGGTCGAGACGTTGCCCGGCTCGGTGCGCGGAGCGGGCGGGTTCGGCTCGAGCGGCGGCTGGGCGGCCGCCGGGGCGCCGTCGGGGACGTGA
- a CDS encoding DUF3710 domain-containing protein, with protein MGLFRRGPKEGGAADAPADVPQDAPQDAPQDEPQDVVPAREVASDARGPWDADGPYPEAARVDLGAIHLPSVEGMEVRLEVDKATNVVSAVAVLLEGSSLQLQAFAAPRTEGIWDDIREEIAASITQQGGTVDDLPGPFGRELLARLPVRTPEGRTGHRPARFIGSDGPRWFLRGVLTGRAAVEPEAAATLEDLFGQVVVVRGTDARPPRDLLPLQLPGGATPPPPPTAPPLAPPERGPEITEIG; from the coding sequence GTGGGTCTGTTCCGTCGTGGCCCCAAGGAGGGCGGCGCGGCCGACGCTCCGGCCGACGTCCCCCAGGACGCGCCGCAGGACGCGCCGCAGGACGAGCCGCAGGACGTCGTCCCCGCGCGGGAGGTCGCGAGCGACGCCCGTGGCCCCTGGGACGCCGACGGGCCGTACCCCGAGGCTGCCCGCGTCGACCTCGGCGCCATCCACCTGCCGTCGGTCGAGGGCATGGAGGTGCGCCTCGAGGTCGACAAGGCGACCAACGTCGTGTCCGCGGTCGCGGTGCTCCTCGAGGGCTCCTCGCTCCAGCTGCAGGCCTTCGCCGCGCCGCGCACCGAGGGGATCTGGGACGACATCCGCGAGGAGATCGCCGCCTCCATCACGCAGCAGGGCGGGACCGTCGACGACCTGCCGGGCCCGTTCGGGCGCGAGCTGCTCGCGCGGCTGCCCGTGCGCACGCCGGAGGGACGCACCGGCCACCGCCCGGCGCGGTTCATCGGCAGCGACGGCCCCCGGTGGTTCCTGAGGGGCGTGCTGACCGGCCGTGCGGCCGTCGAGCCCGAGGCCGCGGCCACGCTCGAGGACCTCTTCGGCCAGGTCGTCGTCGTCCGGGGGACCGACGCCCGGCCGCCGCGCGACCTGCTCCCGCTGCAGCTGCCGGGCGGCGCCACGCCGCCCCCGCCGCCGACGGCACCGCCGCTGGCGCCGCCCGAGCGCGGGCCGGAGATCACGGAGATCGGATGA
- a CDS encoding OB-fold nucleic acid binding domain-containing protein — MTFTDRVRKVLASQAEIEADEERADALRVPGCCPVDALPHRQRASVSGVLRSVTLRPREGVPALEAELYDGSGALDLVWLGRRQIAGIEPGRRLKVDGMVCMVAGRRTVFNPRYELRARPGE; from the coding sequence ATGACCTTCACCGACCGGGTGCGCAAGGTGCTGGCCTCGCAGGCCGAGATCGAGGCGGACGAGGAGCGCGCGGACGCCCTGCGCGTGCCCGGCTGCTGCCCCGTGGACGCGCTGCCCCACCGGCAGCGGGCCAGCGTGTCCGGCGTGCTCCGGTCGGTGACCCTGCGTCCGCGCGAGGGCGTCCCGGCGCTGGAGGCAGAGCTCTACGACGGCTCCGGCGCGCTGGACCTCGTGTGGCTCGGCCGCCGGCAGATCGCCGGCATCGAGCCGGGCCGACGCCTCAAGGTCGACGGCATGGTCTGCATGGTCGCCGGGCGCCGGACCGTCTTCAACCCGCGCTACGAGCTGCGCGCCCGACCGGGGGAGTGA